In the Carassius auratus strain Wakin unplaced genomic scaffold, ASM336829v1 scaf_tig00012123, whole genome shotgun sequence genome, one interval contains:
- the LOC113073427 gene encoding olfactory receptor 10A2-like, with amino-acid sequence MQNTSNSIIQPVGFYIVALSSMPYSNIYVMFLTLLYVITVMCNVFLITIVFYDHCLHVPKFMAVGNLALVDIVLSTSLVPGMIKTYIVQDNFVPFKLCLVQMYTYYTFLSLEIFSLCILSYDRFIAICFPLRQEDINTNTKMAYIISAVWFFCIVIVLYAVTSIPSLSFCGSLKVNSYFCDYAPVLRIACSDTTSQWNFATALTIIFNAGPLIFIFLTYMGILTAVFRMKNNQSRYKALATCSEHLILVTLFFIPIVIIFSLGFFGIIINSNVRTVCLSLSSLLTPCINPILYSLKTKEIRSRIHSLVTQRLSVHPLKIHINVQH; translated from the coding sequence ATGCAAAACACCAGCAACTCCATCATTCAGCCTGTAGGATTTTACATTGTTGCACTGAGTTCAATGCCTTACAGTAATATCTATGTCATGTTCCTCACTCTGCTTTATGTGATAACAGTCATGTGCAATGTCTTTCTGATCACCATCGTTTTCTATGACCACTGTCTTCATGTCCCAAAGTTCATGGCTGTTGGTAATCTGGCTTTGGTTGATATTGTACTCAGTACCTCTCTTGTGCCTGGCATGATCAAAACTTACATTGTTCAAGACAATTTTGTGCCATTTAAACTGTGCCTTGTTCAAATGTACACTTACTATACTTTTTTATCCCTCGAAATATTTTCCTTATGTATTCTCTCTTATGACAGGTTCATTGCAATCTGTTTCCCTTTAAGACAAGAggatataaatacaaacaccaaAATGGCTTATATAATCAGTGCAGTTTGGTTCTTTTGTATTGTTATAGTTCTCTATGCTGTTACATCCATTCCATCTCTGTCCTTTTGTGGCTCTCTCAAGGTCAACAGCTATTTTTGTGATTATGCTCCTGTTTTAAGAATCGCTTGTAGCGATACAACATCCCAGTGGAATTTTGCAACTGCTTTAACTATAATATTCAATGCTGGacctttgatttttattttcttgacctACATGGGTATTCTGACCGCTGTGTTCAGAATGAAAAATAATCAGAGCCGTTATAAGGCGCTGGCCACATGCTCAGAGCACCTCATATTAGTGACCCTTTTCTTCATTCCTATTGTAATCATCTTCAGTCTTGGATTTTTTGGAATTATTATAAACTCAAATGTAAGAACAGTGTGCTTGTCTCTGTCATCCCTTCTCACGCCCTGCATCAATCCCATTCTCTACTCACTGAAAACTAAAGAGATTCGAAGCAGGATTCATTCATTGGTAACCCAGAGACTGTCTGTTCATCctctaaaaatacacattaatgtaCAACATTGA